Proteins encoded in a region of the Stieleria neptunia genome:
- a CDS encoding prenyltransferase/squalene oxidase repeat-containing protein, whose product MPSVPPVPPPPPRRGTPRERSPWAGADQSAEDRAAEDQAAEDRAASPLPGPLPGPPQSADMIDSDEETLGAEPPHGLSANKIPADKPPTQRGDVAAAGNGPSIPPPPPPRATLPPTRPITEVSQPRSGIGSAVTRWRGSLPEVTTAEDGNADADAAIAAADQDAPADDVTRSAPSWLLSLVIHLIVLLILALITSPTGNGFTNLVLDFGISNEPIEDALELDLSSPQTDDLIEAPEDALDDTLLETEIPEIFETVEPAEMEAIQPVLLGAEPIEISKPMFSGRTGAMRKALMAMYGGTDETANAVKLGLAWLKRQQHRSGYWSMLKPYSNGAVSENRPAATAMALIAFAGDGNTHLEGMYRAEVDKGLKYLVSQQDRGGYMAASARGNERTYAQAQATIALCELYGMTKDSWLRAYAQRAVDYALKAQASDGGWRYRPNEPGDTSVTGWYVMALQSALGAGLEVNPGNMSRIGQYLDSASVYYGAGYAYQPGRSDATPTMTAEGLLCRQYLGWERNDGRLQDGLNLLRTDAPFDINRQNVYYWYYATQAFHHVGGPLWTEWNNEMKVKLPALQIKDGNERGSWAPQGDRWSIGGRLYTTCLSIYCLEVYYRHLPLYDQN is encoded by the coding sequence ATGCCTTCCGTCCCCCCGGTCCCACCACCGCCGCCGCGCCGCGGAACACCGCGTGAACGCAGCCCCTGGGCCGGAGCAGACCAGTCCGCTGAAGATAGGGCTGCTGAAGACCAGGCCGCTGAAGACAGGGCCGCATCGCCGCTGCCGGGGCCGCTGCCGGGGCCACCGCAGTCGGCCGACATGATCGACTCGGACGAAGAAACACTCGGAGCCGAGCCCCCCCACGGTCTGTCCGCCAACAAGATCCCGGCCGACAAGCCCCCAACCCAACGCGGCGACGTCGCGGCGGCCGGAAACGGACCCTCGATCCCGCCGCCGCCGCCACCCCGAGCCACCCTGCCGCCCACCCGCCCGATCACGGAAGTGTCCCAGCCGCGGTCCGGGATCGGCTCGGCCGTGACCCGCTGGCGTGGAAGCTTGCCCGAAGTCACCACGGCGGAAGACGGAAACGCCGATGCGGACGCCGCGATTGCCGCCGCAGACCAGGACGCCCCCGCGGACGACGTCACCCGCTCGGCTCCCTCCTGGCTGCTCAGTCTGGTGATCCATTTGATCGTGCTGCTGATTCTGGCCCTGATCACCTCGCCCACCGGGAACGGTTTCACCAACCTGGTGCTCGATTTTGGGATCAGCAATGAACCGATCGAGGATGCGCTCGAATTGGATCTGTCTTCGCCACAAACCGATGACCTGATCGAAGCCCCCGAAGACGCGTTGGACGACACGCTGCTGGAAACCGAGATTCCGGAGATTTTCGAAACGGTGGAACCGGCCGAGATGGAGGCGATTCAGCCGGTGCTGCTGGGAGCCGAGCCGATCGAGATCTCCAAACCGATGTTCAGCGGACGGACCGGGGCGATGCGAAAAGCGTTGATGGCGATGTACGGCGGCACCGATGAGACCGCCAACGCCGTCAAGCTCGGGCTGGCCTGGCTGAAACGACAACAGCATCGCAGCGGTTACTGGAGCATGCTGAAACCCTACAGCAACGGTGCCGTTTCGGAAAACCGGCCGGCCGCGACCGCGATGGCATTGATCGCGTTTGCCGGGGACGGCAACACCCACCTGGAAGGCATGTACCGCGCCGAAGTCGACAAAGGGTTGAAGTACTTGGTGTCACAACAGGATCGCGGCGGGTACATGGCCGCTTCGGCGCGCGGCAACGAACGAACCTACGCCCAAGCCCAAGCGACGATCGCGCTGTGCGAGTTGTACGGGATGACCAAGGATTCCTGGTTGCGCGCTTACGCCCAGCGCGCCGTCGATTACGCACTCAAAGCACAGGCATCCGATGGCGGCTGGCGATATCGACCCAATGAACCCGGCGACACGTCGGTCACCGGCTGGTACGTGATGGCCCTGCAAAGTGCGCTCGGGGCTGGGCTGGAAGTCAACCCGGGGAACATGAGCCGAATCGGACAGTACCTCGATTCGGCCAGCGTTTACTACGGTGCCGGTTATGCCTACCAACCCGGCCGCAGCGACGCCACGCCCACGATGACCGCCGAAGGGCTGCTGTGTCGCCAGTACCTCGGTTGGGAGCGAAACGATGGCCGGCTCCAAGACGGCCTCAACCTGTTGCGTACCGATGCACCCTTCGACATCAATCGCCAAAACGTCTACTACTGGTACTACGCAACCCAAGCGTTCCACCATGTCGGCGGCCCGCTGTGGACCGAATGGAACAATGAGATGAAAGTCAAACTGCCGGCCCTGCAAATCAAGGACGGCAACGAACGCGGCAGCTGGGCCCCCCAAGGCGACCGCTGGAGTATCGGCGGCCGCTTGTACACAACCTGCTTGTCGATCTACTGCCTGGAAGTCTACTACCGCCACCTGCCGCTGTACGACCAGAACTGA
- a CDS encoding redox-sensing transcriptional repressor Rex: protein MPSEPDHETTSDPNSGVNKLPRPAVGRLSLYFRELHRLADQGETHLNSKQLGALVDVSPAVVRRDLSSLGTIGRRGVGYPIDKLTEQIGAVLGSGLQWQVILVGVGSLGDALLRYRGFERLGFRLVAAFDLAPGKIGKQIGGVSIWNAATMTGKLAELSPDLAILAVPVDQAAVVAADLVAAGISGILNFAPTTLRLPGSTAVVNVDLASELQRLAFSVQNR from the coding sequence ATGCCCTCAGAACCGGACCACGAAACGACTTCGGACCCCAACAGCGGCGTCAACAAATTGCCGCGACCGGCCGTCGGGCGGCTGAGTCTGTACTTTCGCGAATTGCATCGCTTGGCCGATCAGGGCGAAACCCATCTCAACAGCAAACAGCTCGGTGCGCTGGTCGATGTGTCTCCCGCCGTCGTCCGCCGCGACCTGAGCAGTCTGGGCACGATCGGCCGTCGCGGCGTGGGGTATCCGATCGACAAACTGACCGAACAGATCGGCGCGGTGCTCGGCAGCGGGCTGCAGTGGCAGGTCATCTTGGTCGGCGTCGGATCGCTCGGCGATGCGCTGCTCCGCTACCGAGGTTTCGAGCGATTGGGGTTTCGACTGGTCGCCGCCTTCGATCTCGCCCCGGGCAAAATCGGAAAACAGATCGGGGGGGTGTCGATTTGGAACGCCGCCACGATGACCGGCAAGCTGGCCGAACTCTCACCGGACCTGGCGATCCTGGCCGTCCCGGTCGACCAGGCGGCCGTCGTCGCCGCCGATTTGGTCGCCGCCGGCATCAGCGGCATCCTGAATTTTGCCCCCACCACGTTACGCTTGCCGGGATCCACGGCCGTCGTCAACGTCGACTTGGCCAGCGAATTGCAACGGCTCGCGTTCAGCGTCCAGAACCGCTGA
- a CDS encoding 5-(carboxyamino)imidazole ribonucleotide synthase, protein MSALESNESMVMPGATIGMVGGGQLGRMFAIAAMQMGYDVVVFCGSPDEPAGQVATRTVVGDLLDHAVVSQFAQQCQVITLEFENIPAETIRWCSEFAPTYPSHHVLATAQDRLVEKTTFRDAGLAVTPYAAVDSAAGVGEFAEQHGWPVIVKTARSGYDGKGQYRLDGQADAAAVPWESADAWIAEKWISFDREASVVVARSAAGEVRCFPPFENDHRNHILDVSFCPSTLSPAQQQLANSIATRAADVLQLVGVLCVEFFVVDAETILINEVAPRPHNSGHLTIEACHTSQFEQHVRAVCGLPLGSTELRVGGAAMANLLGDLWSVDGQHPSWDQALAVPSVSLHLYGKTDAKVGRKMGHLTATAGSASEAVQAVNQARESLI, encoded by the coding sequence GTGTCAGCACTGGAATCGAACGAATCGATGGTGATGCCGGGGGCGACGATCGGCATGGTCGGTGGCGGACAACTGGGCCGCATGTTTGCGATCGCGGCGATGCAGATGGGATACGACGTCGTGGTCTTCTGCGGCTCGCCCGACGAACCGGCCGGCCAGGTTGCCACGCGAACCGTCGTCGGCGATCTACTTGATCACGCCGTCGTGTCACAGTTTGCCCAGCAGTGCCAGGTGATCACGCTGGAATTCGAGAACATTCCCGCCGAGACGATTCGCTGGTGCAGCGAGTTCGCGCCGACGTATCCCTCGCATCATGTCCTTGCCACCGCACAAGATCGACTGGTTGAAAAAACCACGTTCCGCGATGCGGGTCTGGCGGTGACGCCCTATGCCGCGGTCGATTCGGCCGCCGGCGTCGGCGAGTTTGCCGAGCAGCATGGCTGGCCGGTGATCGTGAAAACGGCACGGAGCGGATACGACGGCAAGGGACAGTATCGCCTCGATGGCCAAGCCGACGCAGCGGCGGTGCCGTGGGAGTCCGCCGACGCCTGGATCGCCGAGAAATGGATCTCGTTTGATCGAGAAGCCTCGGTCGTCGTAGCGCGTTCGGCCGCGGGGGAAGTCCGCTGTTTCCCGCCCTTTGAAAACGATCATCGCAACCACATCCTCGACGTCTCGTTCTGCCCTTCGACCCTGTCGCCGGCACAACAACAATTGGCCAACTCGATCGCGACCCGGGCCGCCGACGTGCTGCAGTTGGTCGGCGTGCTGTGCGTGGAGTTTTTTGTCGTCGATGCGGAAACAATTTTGATCAACGAGGTCGCGCCGCGGCCGCACAACAGTGGCCATTTGACGATCGAAGCGTGTCACACCAGCCAGTTCGAACAACACGTCCGAGCGGTCTGTGGGCTGCCACTCGGATCGACCGAGTTGCGCGTCGGCGGCGCGGCGATGGCCAACCTGTTGGGCGATTTGTGGAGCGTTGACGGACAGCATCCGAGCTGGGATCAGGCGTTGGCCGTGCCGTCGGTTTCGCTGCACCTGTATGGCAAAACCGACGCCAAAGTCGGCCGGAAGATGGGGCATCTGACCGCCACGGCGGGTTCCGCATCGGAGGCGGTTCAAGCGGTGAATCAGGCGAGAGAGTCACTGATATAG
- the purE gene encoding 5-(carboxyamino)imidazole ribonucleotide mutase: MTTPETDGTQFPATDAVVGVIMGSKNDWETMRPACEILDALGIRHERTVVSAHRTPARMFAYAQSARQRGLKVIIAGAGGAAHLPGMVASETSLPVIGVPVQSRALQGLDSLLSIVQMPGGIPVATMSIGASGAKNAGLMAARMLAISDQAVREALEAFIQQQTQQVLAATELE; encoded by the coding sequence ATGACGACACCTGAAACTGACGGCACGCAATTTCCCGCCACCGATGCCGTGGTCGGCGTGATCATGGGCAGCAAGAACGATTGGGAGACGATGCGTCCGGCATGCGAGATTTTGGATGCCTTGGGCATCCGGCACGAGCGAACCGTCGTCAGCGCCCACCGCACCCCGGCACGGATGTTCGCGTACGCCCAATCGGCGCGGCAGCGGGGATTGAAAGTGATCATCGCCGGGGCCGGCGGCGCCGCCCATCTGCCGGGGATGGTGGCATCGGAAACGTCGCTACCGGTAATCGGCGTTCCGGTCCAGAGCCGGGCGCTGCAGGGACTCGATTCGCTGTTATCGATCGTGCAAATGCCGGGCGGGATCCCCGTCGCCACCATGTCGATCGGGGCCAGCGGGGCCAAAAACGCCGGCTTGATGGCCGCTCGCATGCTGGCGATCAGCGACCAGGCCGTCCGTGAGGCGCTGGAGGCGTTCATTCAACAGCAGACGCAGCAAGTCCTCGCCGCCACCGAACTGGAGTGA
- a CDS encoding HAD family hydrolase, protein MRTLFFDIDGTLLVTQRAGSGALVRAMVDEFGVADLAIEHISFGGRTDRDLVCEFLVAGEIAPTPENQGRLRRRYAVTLRDVLPTVRGEVLPGVAELLPALSATPHLSLAVMTGNFPETARMKLETFRLIDFFPWVVGGDLDAVRCDMARRAADQLARRRGEAARDDVIVIGDTPNDVRCAHTIGAKCLAVCTGTATREELEIAGADRIVDDLTDRDAMEFLVR, encoded by the coding sequence ATGCGGACACTTTTTTTTGACATCGATGGGACCCTGCTCGTGACCCAACGTGCCGGAAGCGGTGCGTTGGTGCGTGCGATGGTGGATGAATTCGGGGTCGCCGACCTGGCCATCGAACACATTTCGTTCGGCGGACGCACCGATCGCGACTTGGTTTGCGAGTTTCTGGTGGCCGGGGAAATTGCCCCGACGCCTGAAAACCAAGGCCGATTGCGGCGACGTTACGCCGTGACGCTACGCGACGTGCTGCCCACGGTGCGAGGCGAAGTGTTGCCGGGGGTCGCGGAATTGCTGCCGGCGTTGTCGGCGACGCCCCACCTCTCGTTGGCCGTGATGACGGGGAATTTTCCCGAAACGGCCCGGATGAAGCTGGAGACCTTCCGGCTGATCGATTTCTTTCCCTGGGTGGTCGGTGGCGACCTGGACGCGGTTCGCTGCGACATGGCCCGACGCGCGGCCGACCAGTTGGCACGGCGTCGAGGCGAGGCGGCCCGCGACGACGTGATCGTCATCGGCGACACGCCCAATGACGTCCGCTGCGCGCACACAATCGGCGCCAAGTGTTTGGCGGTCTGTACGGGTACGGCCACCCGCGAGGAACTGGAAATCGCCGGAGCCGACCGCATCGTCGACGACCTGACCGACCGGGACGCGATGGAGTTCTTGGTGCGGTAG
- the ubiE gene encoding bifunctional demethylmenaquinone methyltransferase/2-methoxy-6-polyprenyl-1,4-benzoquinol methylase UbiE, with the protein MTANVTEPAPPTVDTPPNETAGELDKSNARVREMFRQIAPRYDLMNQLLSLNIDKYWRSQAVKRLRLVPGVPALDVCTGTGDLAIAIADAAPQGVEVVGSDFCYAMLEIARQKRVVGSPSESIDFLEADSQQLPFASNRFQCVTVAFGLRNVADTDRGLREMTRVCRAGGQVMVLEFSKPTLPGLRQTYNFYFKHILPRVGQWFARNNKSAYSYLPDSVSRFPDGQALADRMGAAGLTDVKFTPLTFGVCTIYEGTKPVANAGPGGDPQ; encoded by the coding sequence ATGACCGCCAACGTGACCGAACCAGCGCCACCCACCGTCGACACGCCCCCCAACGAAACGGCCGGGGAATTGGACAAGAGCAATGCTCGGGTGCGCGAGATGTTTCGCCAGATCGCTCCCCGCTACGACCTGATGAACCAATTGTTGTCGCTGAATATTGACAAATACTGGCGCAGCCAAGCGGTCAAACGCTTGCGTCTGGTTCCCGGCGTGCCGGCGCTGGATGTGTGCACCGGGACGGGCGATCTGGCGATCGCGATCGCCGACGCGGCCCCCCAGGGTGTCGAAGTCGTGGGCAGCGATTTTTGTTACGCGATGTTGGAAATCGCTCGGCAAAAACGCGTCGTCGGTTCGCCTTCGGAATCGATCGATTTTCTCGAAGCCGATTCCCAGCAATTGCCCTTCGCGTCCAACCGGTTCCAATGTGTCACCGTGGCCTTCGGTTTGCGAAACGTCGCCGACACCGATCGAGGCTTGCGCGAGATGACGCGGGTGTGCCGGGCAGGCGGGCAAGTGATGGTGTTGGAATTCTCCAAGCCGACGCTGCCGGGGCTGCGGCAAACCTACAACTTTTATTTCAAGCACATTTTGCCCCGGGTCGGGCAATGGTTCGCCCGCAATAACAAGTCGGCTTACTCGTATCTGCCCGATTCGGTCAGCCGCTTTCCGGACGGGCAAGCATTGGCCGATCGGATGGGGGCGGCCGGATTGACGGATGTCAAATTCACCCCGCTGACGTTTGGGGTCTGCACGATCTACGAGGGCACCAAGCCTGTTGCGAATGCCGGCCCAGGTGGGGATCCCCAATGA